A DNA window from Polyangium spumosum contains the following coding sequences:
- the epmA gene encoding EF-P lysine aminoacylase EpmA, which produces MATLNEALVLPFAPSDLDTLAGAPGSIRVAGRVLEVVGDEVILADAFARVTITLTEGTVAPADLVVVEASFSAGKLEGGRVIERHGPKTPNVSRGAASEEPETETERLVLRGVGRALRARAEALAEVRSFFVRQGFLEVETPSMVPCPGLDLHLDAFGIEGFGAQDAEGAPKPRASTGAPQGRPLWLITSPEYQMKRLLVGGVPRCFQLARCYRRGEIGSRHNPEFTMLEWYRAFAPMDAVVRDTEELVRSVVTKLAGSSVIEVEGTRVDLAAPFERIEVGEAFARYAGTSHDEAITMASEDADRFFRLLVEEVEPKLARLGRPVFVERFPAPFASLARLCPDDPRVAERFELYVGSVEVCNGFGELTDPVEQRARFERDQAQRRAEGKSVYPIDERFVAALAEGLPPAAGNALGVDRLVALGIGARAIGDVTAFPYTWL; this is translated from the coding sequence GTGGCGACGTTGAACGAAGCCCTGGTGTTGCCGTTCGCTCCGAGTGATCTCGACACGCTCGCGGGCGCGCCCGGGTCGATCCGCGTGGCGGGCCGGGTCCTCGAGGTCGTGGGGGACGAGGTCATCCTCGCCGACGCGTTCGCGCGCGTGACGATCACGCTCACCGAGGGCACGGTCGCGCCCGCGGATCTCGTGGTCGTCGAGGCGTCGTTCTCCGCAGGCAAGCTCGAAGGCGGCCGCGTGATCGAGCGGCACGGGCCGAAGACGCCAAACGTCTCGCGAGGCGCGGCGAGTGAGGAGCCCGAGACCGAGACCGAGCGGCTCGTCCTTCGTGGCGTGGGGCGCGCGCTGCGGGCGCGGGCGGAGGCGCTCGCCGAGGTGCGATCGTTCTTCGTGCGCCAGGGTTTTCTCGAGGTCGAGACGCCCTCGATGGTCCCCTGCCCCGGGCTCGATTTGCACCTCGATGCGTTTGGCATCGAGGGGTTCGGGGCGCAGGACGCCGAAGGCGCTCCGAAGCCCCGAGCGTCGACTGGAGCGCCTCAGGGTCGCCCGCTCTGGCTCATCACGTCGCCCGAGTACCAGATGAAGCGCCTGCTCGTGGGCGGCGTTCCCCGTTGTTTCCAGCTCGCGCGTTGTTATCGCCGCGGCGAGATCGGCAGCCGCCACAACCCCGAGTTCACCATGCTCGAGTGGTACCGCGCCTTCGCCCCGATGGATGCGGTCGTTCGCGACACGGAGGAGCTCGTGCGTTCGGTCGTCACGAAGCTCGCGGGGTCGAGCGTGATCGAGGTCGAGGGGACCCGCGTGGATCTCGCGGCGCCGTTCGAGCGGATCGAGGTCGGCGAGGCGTTCGCGCGGTACGCGGGCACGAGCCACGACGAGGCGATCACCATGGCGAGCGAGGACGCGGATCGGTTCTTCCGGCTGCTCGTCGAGGAGGTCGAGCCGAAGCTCGCGCGCCTCGGCCGGCCTGTGTTCGTCGAGAGGTTCCCCGCCCCGTTCGCCTCGCTCGCGCGGCTCTGCCCGGACGATCCACGTGTCGCGGAGCGCTTCGAGCTCTACGTGGGCAGCGTGGAGGTGTGCAACGGCTTCGGCGAGCTGACGGATCCGGTCGAGCAGCGCGCGCGTTTCGAGCGAGATCAGGCCCAGCGGCGCGCCGAGGGCAAGAGCGTCTATCCGATCGACGAGCGGTTCGTCGCGGCGCTCGCGGAGGGGTTGCCGCCCGCGGCCGGCAACGCGCTCGGCGTCGATCGGCTGGTCGCGCTCGGCATCGGCGCGCGCGCGATCGGCGACGTCACCGCCTTCCCCTACACGTGGTTGTGA
- a CDS encoding protein-arginine deiminase family protein, with translation MRRRWTWLCAATLSGAALAAGCGGADEDLGLGAGPGVGGGAGQGGAGQGGAGQGAAGPGGAGQGGSGGQSGGPKSPADLRADVNRNGTIDLDDPTEDQGEDTWDAQHGAIFLANVDDDQEQCPSSGQTDTQLVGCNDAADTVVNGEEDLADLARIVAAPWPEAYADASGTITVSAPEQVRLFRKTEGGTFELFDPSTTLGQADLAAGVELAIEARDIVRDESTWDGFVDVSLTVTGTEPSGAPMPETKDTVRLRVAPVLFRHHLHPARTIYAAAQNSTSSTAFRDDLKAAMQVASLAEPLYEHQSQDQWTQDYFETAYTSMPGPGGKQHVMHVNFRSANHTGSLRSAGRIVFALRGKDVAGLAQFDPNHSNGMDTLNSFGNFETVPPYTHDGKSYPNGRVLRGSTASYYPDRSFDRMVSSQREQPILYIDTEWLLVGHVDETTTFVKSNTPRGWALGLNDVALAKKMLEDAKAAGHGDVPMFVGKYWWGNDPAEVTINEVLADPDVMNESAASAVEVAGQLEVLKQETGITDAEIIPIPFLHEPAQGYSLAYQPGTVNGIYLSDTVFGPPKPHGPNINGQDIFETQLVEAFKPYGITVSFIENWNLYHRNSGEVHCGSNTTRVVPETNPWWGGAL, from the coding sequence ATGCGAAGACGATGGACGTGGCTGTGCGCCGCGACGCTCTCGGGAGCCGCGCTCGCGGCAGGGTGCGGCGGGGCCGACGAGGATCTCGGGCTCGGCGCGGGCCCAGGCGTCGGAGGCGGCGCCGGACAAGGCGGCGCGGGCCAGGGCGGCGCAGGGCAGGGCGCCGCAGGCCCGGGCGGCGCAGGGCAAGGCGGCAGCGGCGGGCAAAGCGGAGGGCCCAAGAGCCCCGCCGATCTCCGCGCCGACGTGAACCGCAACGGCACGATCGATCTCGACGATCCCACCGAGGATCAGGGCGAGGACACCTGGGACGCCCAGCACGGCGCGATCTTCCTGGCGAACGTCGACGACGATCAGGAGCAGTGCCCCTCGAGCGGACAGACGGACACGCAGCTCGTCGGCTGCAACGACGCGGCCGATACGGTGGTGAACGGCGAGGAGGATCTCGCCGATCTCGCGCGTATCGTGGCCGCGCCGTGGCCCGAGGCGTACGCCGACGCATCGGGCACGATCACGGTGAGCGCGCCGGAGCAAGTGCGGCTCTTCCGGAAGACCGAAGGCGGTACGTTCGAGCTCTTCGATCCCTCGACGACGCTCGGCCAGGCGGATCTCGCGGCGGGCGTCGAGCTCGCGATCGAGGCGCGTGACATCGTGCGTGACGAGTCCACGTGGGACGGGTTCGTCGACGTCTCGCTGACGGTGACGGGCACCGAGCCCTCGGGCGCGCCGATGCCCGAGACGAAGGACACGGTGCGGCTGCGCGTCGCGCCGGTGCTCTTCCGCCACCACCTGCACCCGGCGCGCACGATCTACGCGGCGGCCCAGAATTCCACCTCGTCCACCGCCTTCCGCGACGACCTGAAGGCGGCCATGCAGGTCGCGAGCCTGGCCGAGCCGCTCTACGAGCACCAGAGCCAGGATCAGTGGACGCAGGACTACTTCGAAACCGCGTACACCTCGATGCCCGGCCCCGGCGGCAAGCAACACGTGATGCACGTGAACTTCCGCTCCGCGAACCACACGGGCAGCCTGCGCAGCGCGGGGCGGATCGTCTTCGCGTTACGCGGCAAGGACGTCGCGGGCCTCGCGCAGTTCGATCCGAACCACTCGAACGGCATGGATACGCTGAACTCGTTCGGCAACTTCGAGACCGTGCCGCCGTACACGCACGACGGGAAGAGCTACCCGAACGGACGCGTGCTGCGCGGATCGACCGCCAGCTACTACCCGGACAGGAGCTTCGACCGCATGGTGAGCTCGCAGCGGGAGCAGCCGATCCTCTACATCGACACGGAGTGGCTCCTGGTCGGGCACGTCGACGAGACGACGACGTTCGTCAAGTCGAACACGCCGCGCGGATGGGCGCTCGGCCTGAACGACGTCGCGCTCGCGAAGAAGATGCTCGAGGACGCGAAGGCGGCCGGGCACGGCGACGTGCCGATGTTCGTCGGGAAATACTGGTGGGGGAACGACCCCGCCGAGGTCACGATCAACGAGGTGCTGGCCGATCCCGACGTCATGAACGAGAGCGCCGCGTCCGCGGTCGAGGTCGCCGGGCAGCTCGAGGTGCTGAAGCAGGAGACGGGCATCACGGACGCCGAGATCATCCCCATCCCGTTCCTGCACGAGCCGGCGCAGGGCTACTCGCTCGCGTACCAGCCGGGCACGGTGAACGGGATCTACCTCTCGGACACGGTCTTCGGCCCGCCGAAGCCGCACGGGCCGAACATCAACGGGCAGGACATCTTCGAGACGCAGCTCGTCGAGGCGTTCAAGCCCTACGGGATCACGGTGAGCTTCATCGAGAACTGGAACCTCTACCACCGCAACAGCGGAGAGGTTCATTGCGGGTCGAACACGACGCGGGTCGTGCCGGAGACGAACCCCTGGTGGGGAGGTGCACTGTGA
- a CDS encoding biotin--[acetyl-CoA-carboxylase] ligase codes for MNDLDPLRIEAELERLGASIGRPVVVARITASTNDDARRAAASGAPHGAAFLADAQTRGRGRSGHAWHSPPGENLYLSVVLRPRIDPRALPPLALVLGVCVARVVDEVLGASRARAGVKWPNDVLVDGKKLAGLLVETALRGGTIDAVIAGVGLNVHAASFPAELASRATSLHALGGAGLDRSSLAARLLAEIGHAVRSFEADGLGAFHGELQRRDVLRGVPIDVSGISGTAAGIDHEGYLLVIGSDGETHRIGSGSVTTHGPLGSPGARVRGGPGAGGAEG; via the coding sequence TTGAACGACCTCGACCCTCTCCGCATCGAGGCCGAGCTCGAAAGGCTCGGCGCGAGCATCGGCCGGCCCGTCGTCGTCGCACGGATCACCGCCTCGACGAACGACGACGCGCGCCGCGCCGCGGCCTCCGGCGCGCCCCACGGCGCCGCCTTCCTCGCCGACGCGCAGACGCGCGGACGCGGCCGCAGCGGCCACGCGTGGCACTCGCCGCCCGGGGAGAACCTCTACCTCTCCGTCGTCCTTCGCCCGAGGATCGACCCGCGCGCCTTGCCGCCGCTCGCGCTCGTCCTCGGCGTGTGCGTGGCGCGTGTGGTCGACGAGGTGCTCGGGGCGAGCCGCGCGCGGGCCGGTGTCAAATGGCCAAACGACGTGCTCGTCGACGGCAAGAAGCTCGCGGGCCTGCTCGTCGAGACGGCCCTGCGCGGCGGCACGATCGACGCGGTCATCGCGGGCGTCGGGCTCAACGTGCACGCGGCCTCGTTCCCCGCGGAGCTCGCCTCCCGCGCGACCTCGCTCCACGCCCTCGGAGGAGCCGGGCTCGACAGATCCTCGCTCGCCGCGCGTCTGCTCGCCGAGATCGGCCACGCCGTGCGCAGCTTCGAGGCCGACGGCCTCGGCGCTTTCCACGGCGAGCTGCAGCGCCGCGACGTCCTCCGCGGGGTCCCCATCGACGTCTCGGGTATCTCGGGGACGGCGGCCGGCATCGATCACGAGGGCTACCTCCTCGTGATCGGGAGCGACGGAGAGACGCACCGCATCGGCTCCGGGAGCGTCACGACGCACGGCCCGCTCGGCTCGCCGGGCGCTCGTGTTCGTGGCGGACCTGGCGCGGGCGGGGCCGAGGGGTAA
- a CDS encoding HEAT repeat domain-containing protein — protein MKAKRVLGIGLLTAGLLLSALTGAASAAEGVWIGPDKLAAQDRTTLVQAIGSARSQNPAAFETLARLREDMPALDAQKRGRYVPVAAILKRLGKDVLLPVLNELAVDAKPRGDMSADAWHAWRVGLVEAAGTLRDGRAAPVLFAILDAPEENPDLVRAAASALGKLGTDAAAQKLVALAKKEGPKQKGVLAGMGDCRRLVVAEALASTLAARPDAETAIVVARSLGDVGSAWAWQTPIIAASGEEEAVRSTAARALVASYLRYEGEARAAITKAVLIVDHPSTPALVEQAKRGARPGDQAALDALLERFKNSPLHR, from the coding sequence GTGAAGGCAAAACGAGTCCTGGGGATCGGGCTGCTCACGGCCGGGCTCCTGCTCTCGGCGCTCACGGGCGCGGCGAGCGCGGCCGAGGGCGTGTGGATCGGTCCGGACAAACTCGCCGCGCAGGACCGAACGACGCTCGTGCAAGCGATCGGCTCGGCGCGGAGCCAGAACCCCGCGGCGTTCGAGACGCTCGCGCGGCTGCGGGAGGACATGCCGGCGCTCGACGCGCAGAAGCGCGGCCGGTACGTGCCCGTCGCGGCCATCTTGAAGCGCCTCGGCAAGGACGTGCTCTTGCCGGTGTTGAACGAGCTCGCGGTGGACGCGAAGCCGCGCGGCGACATGTCCGCGGACGCCTGGCACGCGTGGCGCGTGGGCCTCGTGGAGGCCGCGGGCACGCTGCGGGACGGCCGCGCGGCGCCCGTGCTCTTCGCGATCCTCGACGCGCCCGAGGAGAACCCGGATCTCGTGCGCGCCGCGGCCTCGGCGCTCGGCAAGCTCGGCACGGACGCGGCGGCGCAGAAGCTCGTCGCGCTGGCGAAAAAGGAGGGCCCGAAGCAGAAGGGCGTGCTCGCGGGGATGGGCGATTGCCGGCGGCTCGTGGTCGCCGAGGCGCTCGCCTCCACGCTCGCGGCGCGCCCGGACGCGGAGACGGCCATCGTCGTGGCGCGATCGCTCGGCGACGTGGGCTCCGCGTGGGCCTGGCAGACGCCGATCATCGCGGCGAGCGGCGAAGAAGAGGCCGTGCGCTCGACCGCGGCGCGGGCGCTCGTGGCGTCGTATCTGCGTTACGAAGGCGAGGCGCGCGCGGCGATCACGAAGGCCGTGCTGATCGTGGATCACCCGTCCACGCCTGCGCTCGTGGAGCAAGCGAAGCGCGGCGCGAGGCCGGGGGATCAGGCGGCGCTCGACGCGCTGCTCGAGCGCTTCAAGAACAGCCCGCTGCATCGCTGA
- the nadC gene encoding carboxylating nicotinate-nucleotide diphosphorylase — MIAPPLLDAIVDRALEEDLAGGDLSGEACVDAETRADAAAVARKAVVACGAEVFRRVFTRVDPRCVVETLVPDGSAAPAGTTLWRVRGPARAVLASERTALNLVQRMTGIATITRRYVDAVPTVARTRITDTRKTTPGLRALERYAVRMGGGVNHRNDLGSAVMIKDNHIVAAGGIGRAVERARAHAPHTSRIEVEVDSLVQLEEAIAAGADIILLDNFSTEDVRTAVARAASLTPRPILEASGGITLERITELALAGVDVISVGALTHSAPAADIGLDFLVDARGLRSDEPSSAPEPPL, encoded by the coding sequence ATGATCGCTCCTCCCCTCCTCGACGCCATCGTCGATCGCGCGCTCGAAGAAGACCTCGCCGGCGGTGACCTGTCCGGCGAGGCGTGCGTCGACGCAGAGACCCGAGCCGACGCCGCCGCCGTCGCGCGCAAGGCCGTCGTCGCCTGCGGCGCGGAGGTCTTCCGCCGCGTGTTCACGCGCGTCGATCCACGCTGCGTGGTCGAGACGCTGGTCCCGGACGGCAGCGCCGCGCCCGCCGGGACGACGCTCTGGCGCGTGCGCGGGCCGGCCCGCGCCGTGCTCGCCTCCGAGCGGACCGCGCTGAACCTCGTGCAACGCATGACGGGCATCGCGACGATCACGCGCCGCTACGTCGACGCCGTGCCGACAGTCGCGCGGACGCGTATCACCGACACGCGCAAGACCACGCCGGGCCTGCGCGCGCTCGAGCGGTACGCCGTCCGCATGGGAGGCGGGGTGAACCACAGGAACGACCTCGGCAGCGCGGTGATGATCAAGGACAACCACATCGTCGCGGCCGGCGGCATCGGCCGCGCCGTCGAGCGCGCGAGGGCCCACGCCCCGCACACGTCGCGGATCGAGGTGGAGGTCGACTCGCTCGTGCAGCTCGAAGAGGCGATCGCAGCCGGCGCGGACATCATCCTGCTCGACAACTTCTCGACCGAGGACGTTCGAACGGCCGTCGCCCGCGCAGCCTCGCTCACGCCTCGCCCGATCCTCGAAGCCTCGGGCGGGATCACGCTCGAGCGCATCACGGAGCTCGCCCTCGCCGGCGTCGACGTGATCAGCGTCGGAGCTCTCACGCACTCGGCGCCCGCGGCGGACATCGGCCTCGACTTTTTGGTCGACGCTCGGGGGCTCCGCTCGGACGAGCCGAGCTCTGCCCCCGAACCCCCGCTTTGA
- a CDS encoding radical SAM protein: MKEDTLVVHEIYSSIQGESTFAGLPCTFVRLTGCNLRCAWCDTTQAFFGGQRMRRGEVLDRALASGTPLVELTGGEPLLQPGAIPLLRELCDAGRTVLVETSGEADVSRVDPRVHKIMDLKAPGSGESHRNRWSNLAHIGPRDEIKFVLADRADYEWMRGVIRERELTRLGCTLLASAVWGKLAPKDLVAWVLEDGLLVRVQVQLHKIIWGAEAQGV, from the coding sequence GTGAAGGAAGACACCCTCGTCGTCCACGAGATTTATTCGAGCATCCAGGGCGAATCCACGTTCGCCGGGCTGCCGTGCACGTTCGTACGCTTGACGGGGTGCAACCTGCGTTGCGCCTGGTGCGACACGACGCAGGCATTCTTTGGAGGCCAAAGAATGCGGCGCGGCGAGGTGCTCGACCGTGCGCTCGCCTCCGGCACGCCCCTCGTCGAGCTCACGGGGGGCGAGCCGCTCCTGCAGCCCGGCGCGATCCCGCTCCTGCGCGAGCTCTGCGACGCAGGCCGGACAGTGCTCGTGGAGACGAGCGGCGAGGCCGACGTCTCACGCGTCGATCCGCGGGTCCACAAGATCATGGACCTCAAGGCCCCCGGCTCCGGCGAGAGCCATCGCAACCGCTGGTCGAACCTCGCGCACATCGGGCCGCGCGACGAGATCAAGTTCGTGCTGGCCGATCGCGCCGACTACGAGTGGATGCGCGGCGTGATCCGCGAGCGCGAGCTCACGCGGCTCGGCTGCACGCTGCTCGCCTCGGCGGTGTGGGGAAAGCTCGCGCCGAAGGATCTCGTGGCCTGGGTGCTCGAGGACGGCCTGCTCGTGCGCGTGCAGGTCCAGCTCCACAAGATCATCTGGGGCGCGGAGGCGCAGGGCGTTTGA
- a CDS encoding MFS transporter: protein MSEPAPNPYAAPGEADPPKARGTTLVESRMLRFVFFGLLYLAQGIPWGFLAGGYRVFLIDRGLSNEALGAVMQVAYLPWSFKVFFGPLLDRYRGGRFGRRRPFIVLAEILMGVPLLALAAVDPARLGLVNVLLFLHNTFAALQDVAVDGLAVDILPEHETGRANSIMWAGKVVGVMIGGAGAVLAKHVGWQATFVAMTLPVWLIMLVPLLVRERPRGEDTRLAQEGKRLNVPELVRTLRFWPALSGFLLGFVMPAGFALVGTFTTRLYRKDLALSEEALYLLTVIDTPAGVVGALVGGALADRMGTRKTMAMSMTLIGVVMATFASLSDLWPRYALLVVYGATLQIAICSYSASALKFFMRLSNPALGATQFTAYMAMTNLCYSFTARYGGWMADTFGYQRAFFIASVVQVVVIPLLLLCDPRKAEAHFRAEENVAAAPQM from the coding sequence ATGAGCGAGCCGGCCCCGAACCCCTACGCGGCTCCCGGCGAGGCCGATCCACCGAAGGCGCGTGGCACGACGCTGGTGGAGAGCCGGATGCTCCGCTTCGTCTTCTTCGGCTTGCTCTACCTCGCGCAGGGCATCCCGTGGGGCTTCCTCGCGGGTGGTTATCGTGTCTTCTTGATCGACCGCGGCCTCAGCAACGAGGCGCTCGGCGCGGTCATGCAGGTCGCCTACCTGCCCTGGAGCTTCAAGGTCTTCTTCGGCCCGCTGCTCGATCGATACCGCGGCGGTCGCTTCGGCCGGCGGCGCCCGTTCATCGTGCTGGCCGAGATCTTGATGGGCGTGCCGCTGCTCGCGCTCGCGGCCGTGGATCCCGCGCGGCTCGGCCTCGTGAACGTGCTGCTCTTCCTGCACAACACGTTTGCCGCGCTCCAGGACGTGGCGGTCGACGGCCTGGCGGTGGACATCTTGCCGGAGCACGAGACCGGGCGCGCCAACAGCATCATGTGGGCCGGCAAGGTCGTGGGCGTGATGATCGGCGGCGCCGGCGCGGTGCTCGCCAAGCACGTCGGATGGCAAGCGACGTTCGTCGCGATGACCTTGCCGGTCTGGCTGATCATGCTCGTGCCGCTGCTCGTGCGGGAGCGACCTCGCGGCGAGGACACGCGCCTCGCGCAGGAAGGCAAGCGCCTGAACGTCCCCGAGCTCGTCCGCACGTTGCGCTTCTGGCCGGCGCTCTCGGGGTTCTTGCTCGGCTTCGTCATGCCGGCGGGCTTCGCGCTCGTCGGCACGTTCACGACGCGCCTCTACCGCAAGGACCTCGCGCTCTCGGAGGAGGCGCTCTACTTGCTCACGGTCATCGACACGCCCGCGGGGGTCGTGGGCGCGCTCGTCGGCGGCGCGCTCGCCGATCGAATGGGCACGCGAAAGACGATGGCCATGAGCATGACGCTGATCGGCGTCGTCATGGCGACGTTCGCGTCGCTGAGCGATCTCTGGCCGCGGTACGCGCTGCTCGTCGTGTACGGGGCGACGCTGCAGATCGCGATCTGCTCCTACAGCGCGTCGGCGCTCAAGTTCTTCATGCGGCTCTCGAACCCGGCCCTCGGGGCGACGCAGTTCACGGCGTACATGGCCATGACGAACCTCTGCTACTCGTTCACCGCGCGCTACGGCGGATGGATGGCGGATACGTTCGGCTACCAGCGCGCCTTCTTCATCGCCTCGGTCGTGCAGGTCGTGGTGATCCCGCTGCTGCTGCTCTGCGATCCGAGGAAGGCCGAGGCGCACTTCCGCGCCGAAGAGAACGTCGCCGCTGCACCCCAGATGTGA
- the pgsA gene encoding CDP-diacylglycerol--glycerol-3-phosphate 3-phosphatidyltransferase, whose amino-acid sequence MDKASLRQIKAARRKTLWEDAKNVPNLLTFARIVMIPIVLMLLGRGSPHDCFWAAAVYALAAITDMLDGWLARRQGLVSVLGKFLDPLADKLIVTGTLVWLVPMGRISAWAVVLLISREITITALRSIASSEGIIIAAGEGGKTKTALQMIGIVCLILGYPYWFTIGVFDFGVVDLVHVGRMLIYTSLVFSLWSAGRYMSLFVDAIDAKNKAAYEGPEPSREK is encoded by the coding sequence GTGGACAAAGCGTCGCTGCGGCAGATCAAGGCCGCGCGGCGGAAGACGCTCTGGGAGGACGCGAAGAACGTCCCGAACCTCCTGACGTTCGCGCGGATCGTCATGATCCCGATCGTCTTGATGCTGCTCGGGCGCGGCAGCCCCCACGACTGCTTCTGGGCCGCGGCGGTCTACGCGCTCGCGGCGATCACGGACATGCTCGACGGGTGGCTGGCGCGCCGGCAGGGCCTCGTGAGCGTGCTCGGCAAGTTCCTCGATCCGCTCGCGGACAAACTCATCGTCACGGGCACGCTCGTCTGGCTGGTGCCGATGGGGCGGATCTCGGCCTGGGCGGTCGTGCTCTTGATCTCGCGCGAGATCACGATCACGGCGCTGCGCTCGATCGCCTCGTCGGAGGGCATCATCATCGCCGCGGGCGAGGGCGGGAAGACGAAGACGGCGCTGCAGATGATCGGGATCGTGTGCCTGATCCTCGGCTACCCGTACTGGTTCACGATCGGCGTCTTCGACTTCGGCGTCGTCGATCTCGTGCACGTGGGGAGGATGTTGATCTACACGTCGCTCGTCTTCTCGCTCTGGAGCGCGGGCCGGTACATGAGCCTCTTCGTGGACGCCATCGACGCGAAGAACAAGGCCGCGTACGAGGGACCGGAGCCTTCGCGGGAAAAATGA